CCCAGAGGAAGAGGTGCTCGCCCTCGCCCGAGGGCAGGTACGCAGGCAGCTCTTCCACTTCGAAATCGTCGGGGCTGACCTTGAAGGTGCCGCCGCAGCCTGGCACGTCCGCGGTGAGGCGCGGCAGCACTTCACTCATGGCGCATCCCTCATGGGGCATCCAACGTCGCGAGCAGCTCCTTCACCCGGCGCGCGAGGTCCTCGTCCGCGCGGCTCTCGAGCAGCTCTCCGGCCTGGAAGAGGAGGAAGAACATCACGTCGCTCAGGGCCTGCTTGAAGGAGGCCACCGGCTCGCTGCCGAGGCTCGCGCGGTGGCGCTCGAAGGCCTCCACGAGCCGGCCCTCGGGGAGGCTCCCGTCCGCGGCGAAGCCCAGGCCCTCGAGCACCGGCGAAGCCGAGAGGGCCTGGTTCGCGAGCGCCGCGTTCGCCGCGGCGATGAACTCGCGGTCCATGGCCTGCTTGGCCACCTCGTCGCGGATCTCGCGGAAGATGAAGTTGAAGATGCGCACCACCGCGAGCGCGTCCTGGGCGCCCGGGGCGGGCGCCGCGGCGGCCGGCGTCGAGCTGCGCGGCGGCTGGGCGCGCGCGGGGGCGGCGGCGGCGCGCGCGGCGTCGCCCTGTGCGGGGGCGGAGGCGAGGGGGCGCTCGGAGAGCGAGGCGAAGCCGCCCTCGAGGAGCCGGAACACCACCTTGGTCACGTCGAACTCGCCCAGCTGCGCGAGCCGGCCCAGCTCCAGCAGGGTGCGCTGCCCGTCGAGCAGGGCGAGCACGCGGTCCTCGTCCTCCTCGAGCTTGCCGTCGCTCCCGCGCTTGCGCGCGACGTAGAGCCGCCCGTGCGGGATGCGCTTCCGGAAGTGCGCCATCTCGTCGATCTTCCGGATGCTGTCCATCAGCAGGCTCTGGGTGGAGAGCTGGATGGTGTGGCCTGCCTTGTCGTCCACCGGCTGGTCCACGAGGAAGAACGCGCCCTCGCGGCACAGCACGATCGCGTGGAAGATCTCGCTCACCTGGTGGGTGACGCACTTGAACAGGTCGTGCGCCTGCAGCAGCCCCTTCTCCACCAGCGCGCGGCCCACCTTGCTGGGGGGGTGCTCGCGCAGGGTCTCCTCCAGCTGGCCGCGCTCCACGTAGCCCAGGCGGATGAGCAGCTCGCCGAGCCGCTCGGCGGGATCGTCACTGGTGGCGCCGCGCACCTCGCCCTCGCGCAGCATCACCGAGCGCTCGCCGCCGGGCGCGTGCACGCGGATGACGCCGCTCCAGCGCATCTGGCTGAGGAAGGCGATGAGGTCCGAGATGGGAAAGCCTGAGGCATCCCCCGAGAGCACCACGCGCGGAGGCGAGGGCGGGCTGCCGCCCTGCGCGGGCGAGCGCGCGAAGACCAGGAGATCTCCGCTGCCCCCGGTCATCAGGGCATAGGTGTCCCCCCGGCCTCCGAGCGCCGGGCTGGCCTGGCGCTCTGCCGGGACCAGCTGGCCGGAGGCATCGATGCGAAAGCGCGACGTCATCGCGGCCCTAGTCCGCGGCCCAGGCGCCGTTGTTCGCGCGCCACTCGGCCTCGTCCTCGGCGCTCTGGCGCAGCTGGTCCTCGGCGTAGCCCAGCTCGTAGGGGCGGCCGTTGAAGAACAGCGAGGGGGTGCCGCGGATGTTCGCGCTGGCGCCCAGCGCCTTGAAGCCCTCGAGCTCCTTCAGGTAGGTGCCCGCCTTGAGCACCTTCTGCAGCTCGGCCGGGTTGAGCCCCACCTTCTGCACCAGCTTGGGCAGGTTGTCCGGGCCCAGCGCCGTCTGGTTCTCGAAGAGCACGTCGTGCAGCTCCCAGAACTTGCCCTGGTCGCGCGCCCAGAGCGCCGCCTGCGCGGCCGGAAGCGCGTTGGGGTGCATGGGCAGCGGGTACGGCGCGTAGCAGAAGCG
This Aggregicoccus sp. 17bor-14 DNA region includes the following protein-coding sequences:
- a CDS encoding DUF4388 domain-containing protein — translated: MTSRFRIDASGQLVPAERQASPALGGRGDTYALMTGGSGDLLVFARSPAQGGSPPSPPRVVLSGDASGFPISDLIAFLSQMRWSGVIRVHAPGGERSVMLREGEVRGATSDDPAERLGELLIRLGYVERGQLEETLREHPPSKVGRALVEKGLLQAHDLFKCVTHQVSEIFHAIVLCREGAFFLVDQPVDDKAGHTIQLSTQSLLMDSIRKIDEMAHFRKRIPHGRLYVARKRGSDGKLEEDEDRVLALLDGQRTLLELGRLAQLGEFDVTKVVFRLLEGGFASLSERPLASAPAQGDAARAAAAPARAQPPRSSTPAAAAPAPGAQDALAVVRIFNFIFREIRDEVAKQAMDREFIAAANAALANQALSASPVLEGLGFAADGSLPEGRLVEAFERHRASLGSEPVASFKQALSDVMFFLLFQAGELLESRADEDLARRVKELLATLDAP